A stretch of Usitatibacter palustris DNA encodes these proteins:
- a CDS encoding HD domain-containing protein, protein MNDPLFLLIKAVDFAAHKHRDQRRKDAEASPYINHPIALTRVLRVEAGVSDIDVLVAALLHDTIEDTETTRDELEREFGAHIAGIVDEVTDDKNLVKADRKRMQVEHAATISPEAKLVKLADKICNLRDMLTAPPANWPLERRIEYFDWAKEVVDQLRGAHPGLEALFDQAYAGRP, encoded by the coding sequence ATGAATGATCCGCTCTTCCTCCTGATCAAGGCGGTCGATTTCGCGGCGCACAAGCACCGCGACCAGCGTCGCAAGGACGCCGAGGCCTCGCCCTACATCAACCATCCCATCGCCCTCACGCGGGTGTTGCGCGTCGAGGCCGGTGTGTCCGACATCGACGTGCTCGTGGCCGCGCTGCTCCACGACACGATCGAGGACACCGAGACCACGCGCGATGAGCTCGAGCGCGAGTTCGGCGCGCACATCGCGGGGATCGTGGACGAAGTCACCGACGACAAGAATCTCGTGAAGGCCGATCGCAAGCGCATGCAGGTCGAGCACGCCGCGACGATCAGCCCGGAGGCGAAGCTCGTGAAGCTCGCCGACAAGATCTGCAACCTGCGCGACATGCTGACCGCCCCTCCGGCCAACTGGCCGCTGGAGCGGCGCATCGAGTATTTCGACTGGGCGAAGGAAGTGGTGGACCAGTTGCGCGGCGCGCACCCGGGCCTGGAAGCGCTCTTCGACCAGGCTTACGCCGGGCGGCCCTGA
- the glmS gene encoding glutamine--fructose-6-phosphate transaminase (isomerizing): MCGIVGAIADRNIVPVLVEGLKRLEYRGYDSAGLAVLNGGIRRVRRVGRVAEMESAVRADKVEGILGIAHTRWATHGGVTEPNAHPHVSGDEIAVVHNGIIENHEEQRARLIALGYAFASQTDTEVIAHLVHHYFKAGNNLFVATQKTASDLRGAYAIGVVALSDPDTIAGARMGCPLVVGLGDGENFLASDVSAVIAETKRVIYLEDGDVVAIRRSGVEIVDRDRRQVERKVYISELSADAVDLGVYRHYMQKEIHEQPRAVSDTIEGVIDGGVDVDGLFGAGAMEAFKDLSGALILASGTSYYAGLVARYWIESLAQLPCNVELGHEYRYRDSIPDHRQLVVTISQSGETLDTMEALKRAKELGHGRTLSICNVRESAIPRASKFVFYTRAGAEIGVASTKAFTTQLVSLFTLALAIAKSRGRLSAQAEHDALEQLRFVPGSIQHALNLEPQVQAWAERFALRDHALFLGRGMHYPVALEGALKLKEISYIHAEAYPAGELKHGPLALVDENMPVVVIAPNDQLLEKVKSNMQEVRARGGELYVFADLDSHFTESEGVHVIRTPRYSGILSPIVHTIPVQLLAYHTALKRGTDVDKPRNLAKSVTVE; encoded by the coding sequence ATGTGCGGCATCGTTGGCGCCATCGCAGATCGCAACATCGTTCCGGTCCTCGTCGAGGGCCTGAAGCGGCTCGAGTATCGCGGCTATGACTCCGCGGGGCTCGCCGTGCTCAATGGCGGCATCCGGCGCGTGCGCCGCGTCGGGCGCGTGGCGGAGATGGAAAGCGCCGTGCGCGCGGACAAGGTCGAGGGCATCCTCGGCATCGCGCACACCCGCTGGGCCACGCACGGCGGCGTCACCGAGCCCAATGCGCATCCGCACGTCTCGGGCGACGAGATCGCCGTGGTCCACAACGGCATCATCGAGAACCACGAGGAGCAACGCGCACGGCTGATCGCGCTCGGCTACGCCTTCGCCTCGCAAACCGACACCGAGGTGATCGCCCACCTCGTGCATCACTACTTCAAGGCGGGCAATAACCTCTTCGTCGCCACACAGAAGACGGCCTCCGATCTTCGCGGTGCCTACGCAATTGGCGTGGTTGCACTCTCGGATCCCGACACCATCGCCGGCGCCCGCATGGGCTGCCCGCTCGTCGTGGGCCTGGGCGACGGCGAGAACTTCCTCGCGTCCGATGTCTCCGCCGTGATCGCGGAGACCAAGCGCGTGATCTATCTCGAAGATGGCGACGTGGTTGCGATTCGCCGCAGCGGTGTGGAGATCGTCGATCGCGATCGCCGCCAGGTCGAGCGCAAGGTCTACATCTCCGAATTGAGCGCGGATGCCGTGGACCTCGGCGTTTATCGCCATTACATGCAGAAGGAGATCCACGAGCAGCCGCGCGCGGTCTCCGACACGATCGAAGGCGTGATCGACGGCGGCGTGGATGTTGACGGCCTCTTCGGCGCGGGCGCGATGGAGGCGTTCAAGGATCTGTCCGGCGCGCTGATCCTCGCCTCGGGCACGAGCTACTACGCAGGTCTCGTCGCGCGCTACTGGATCGAATCCCTCGCGCAGCTCCCGTGCAACGTGGAGCTCGGCCACGAATACCGCTACCGCGATTCGATTCCGGATCATCGCCAGCTCGTCGTCACGATCTCCCAGTCGGGCGAAACGCTCGACACGATGGAAGCATTGAAGCGCGCGAAGGAGCTCGGCCACGGCCGCACGCTCTCGATCTGCAACGTGCGCGAAAGCGCGATCCCGCGCGCGTCGAAGTTCGTCTTCTACACACGGGCCGGTGCGGAAATCGGCGTCGCCTCGACCAAGGCGTTCACGACACAACTCGTCTCGCTCTTCACGCTCGCGCTCGCCATCGCCAAGAGCCGCGGCCGACTCTCCGCGCAAGCCGAGCACGACGCCCTAGAGCAACTGCGCTTCGTCCCGGGTTCGATCCAGCACGCGCTCAACCTCGAACCGCAGGTGCAGGCGTGGGCCGAACGCTTCGCGCTGCGCGATCACGCGCTGTTCCTCGGCCGCGGGATGCATTACCCGGTCGCCCTCGAAGGCGCGCTGAAGCTCAAAGAGATCTCGTACATCCACGCCGAGGCGTATCCCGCGGGCGAGCTCAAGCACGGACCGCTCGCGCTCGTCGACGAGAACATGCCCGTCGTGGTGATCGCGCCCAACGACCAGCTCCTCGAGAAGGTGAAGTCGAACATGCAGGAGGTGCGCGCACGCGGTGGCGAGCTGTACGTGTTCGCCGACCTCGACAGTCACTTCACCGAGAGCGAGGGCGTGCATGTGATTCGCACGCCGCGCTATTCAGGAATCCTTTCCCCGATCGTCCACACGATCCCCGTGCAGCTCCTCGCGTATCACACGGCGTTGAAGCGCGGCACGGACGTCGACAAGCCGCGCAACCTCGCGAAGAGCGTCACCGTCGAGTAA
- a CDS encoding DUF421 domain-containing protein, with product MNIFAIDWHAMWVPTMGLLDIVLRGTVVYFALWIFFRVIRRGATNVGVTDILLVVLIADASQQAMASEYRSITEGLVLVGTLVFWDMLLDWLSFRYRWMEKLIEPRPLPLVRDGVMLHRNMRKEMITREELFSQLRLQGIADISEVKLCHLESNGQLSAIKRKGEPAPSRKPQGRPA from the coding sequence ATGAACATCTTCGCGATCGACTGGCACGCGATGTGGGTGCCAACCATGGGCCTGCTCGACATCGTGTTGCGCGGGACGGTGGTTTATTTCGCACTCTGGATCTTCTTCCGCGTGATACGCCGCGGCGCCACCAACGTCGGGGTCACGGACATCCTGCTGGTGGTGTTGATCGCCGATGCGTCGCAGCAGGCGATGGCGAGCGAATACCGGTCGATCACCGAAGGCCTCGTGCTCGTAGGCACACTCGTCTTCTGGGACATGCTCCTCGACTGGCTCTCCTTCCGCTATCGCTGGATGGAGAAGCTCATCGAGCCGCGCCCGCTGCCGCTGGTGCGCGATGGCGTGATGCTCCACCGGAACATGCGCAAGGAAATGATCACGCGAGAGGAGTTGTTTTCCCAGCTCCGGCTGCAGGGAATCGCCGACATCTCCGAGGTGAAGCTGTGCCACCTGGAGAGCAACGGACAGCTGAGCGCGATCAAGCGCAAGGGCGAACCCGCCCCGAGCAGGAAACCTCAGGGCCGCCCGGCGTAA